ATTTTATAAGCTTCATAGCATTTTCATATTCCTTTATTGCTTCATCTAAACTAAGTTCCCCACTTTCTAATGATTCAATAATTTTATCTAAATTTTTTAAATTTTCTTCAAAAGTATTTTTTCCCATATCTCCATCCTTTCATATGATAAAAAAATATTTATAATTAAATTATTTTGTATAAAATGTTAATATTTTTTTATTATATTTTCTCTCATCTGTTTTCCTAAATGAAGCGATATTATCTTCTAAATCCTCAAGTAAATGATGTTCACAGATAATAAGTCCATTTTCTGCTAAAATATTTGCCTTATCTATTGCCTTTAAAACTTTTTTAGTAACATTATCCTGATATGGAGGATCCATAAAAATTATATCAAACTTTTCATTCTTTCTACCTAATATTTCTATTGCTCTGATAACATCATTTTTATAAGCTCTACATCTATCAGTAAAACCTAAATTATCAATATTTTCAATAATATATTTTAATGCCTCCCCATCTTTTTCAATCATTACTGCCCTTTTAGCACCTCTACTTATAGCTTCAAGTGAAATACTTCCACTTCCACTAAATAAGTCAAGGAAAATACTATCTTCAATATAAGGAGCTATTATTGAAAAAAGAGATTCTTTTACACTTTCAAGAGTAGGTCTAGTGTCAAAACCTTTTCTTGTTTTAATTATTCTATTTTTAGCTTCCCCTGCTATTATTCTCATATTATCACCTACTTAATAAATAAACATACTGTCTCCAAAGCTAAAAAAATGATATTTTTCTTTAACTGCTAAATTATATACTTCAAGCATTTTTTCTCTATCATAAAATGCTGAAACCAACATTAAAAGTGTAGATTTAGGAAGATGAAAGTTTGTTATTAAAGCATCTACAATTTTAAATTTATATCCAGGATAAATAAAAATTCCTGTATCTTTTTTTTGTGCAATCAATTTTCCATTTTCATCAACAGAAGATTCTAATGCTCTTGTAGCTGTTGTTCCTACTGATATTACTCTTCTTCCTTCTATCTTAGCTTCATTTATTATTTTAGCAGCTTTTTCTGAAATCTCAAAACTTTCTTCGTGCATTTTATGTTCTAAAACATTTTCTGTTTGAACAGGTCTAAAAGTCCCTAAACCAACTTCTAAAAAAATATCCACTATTTCTATACCTTTATCTGAAATCTTTTTTAATAACTCCTCTGTAAAATGTAGTCCTGCTGTTGGAGCTGCAACCGATTCTCCTTTTTGTGCATAAACAGTTTGATATCTATCTTTATTTTCTAATTTTCTTGTTATATATGGAGGTAATGGCATAGAGCCTAGTTTATCTAAAATTTCTTCAAAACTTCCTTCATGATAAAATTTTAAAATCCTATTACCGTCTTCTTTTATTTCTATAAGCTCAGCTATTAGTTCTTTATTTTCTCCTATATATAATTTTTGTCCAAGTTTCAATTTTTTAGCAGGTTTTAATAGACATTCCCAAGTATCTAAGGAAATTCTTTTAATTAAAAGTATTTCTAATACTCCACCTGTATCCTTATGTCCAAAAATTCTTGCTGGAATAACTTTTGTTGCATTTCTAACTAAAACATCTCCTTTTTGTAAATAATCAATTATATTATGGAAATGTTTATGTTCTATACTGCCATTTTTTCTATCAATTAGCATAAGTTTTGCAGAATCTCTTGGTTCTCTTGGCTTTTGCCCTATAAGTTCCTCAGGTAAAAAATAATCATAATCACTCAGATAAGTCGACATCTTCATCATCAACCTTTTCCATTTTTTTAGCAATCACTACTCTATCATTTCCACCATAATCTTTTATAACAGATAGAATAGCAAAATTATTATCTTGTAAAATTTTTGAAACATCTTTTGCTTGAATATATCCTATTTCATAAGCTAAATAACCTGTGTCTTTTAAATATTCTCCTGCTAATTTTGATATTTCTCTATAAAAATATAAACCATCTCCTAAATCTGTTAAAGCATTTTGAGGTTCATAATTTTTTATTTCTAGCATAAGAGTTTCATACTCTTCTTTGCTTATATATGGAGGATTTGAAACTATTAAATCATATTTAAAATCTTTATCAAGTTTTTCAAATAAATTAGATAATATAAAATTAACATTTTCTAATTTATTTAAACTTTTATTTTCATTTGCAAGTTCAATAGCTTTTTCATTTATATCTATTCCTGTTACAGAACTTGATTTTAATTCATTAGCAATAGCTATGGATATAGCTCCACTACCTGTGCCTATATCTAAAATATTAGCTTCTTCAACTTCTCTCATAAGTTGAATACATTTTTCAACCAAAATTTCTGTATCAGCCCTTGGAATTAATACTCCTTCATTTACCTTAAATGGTAATCCATAAAATTCCCATTCTCCTAAAATGTATTGAAGTGGTTTCCTCTTTTTAGCTCTCAAAACTAACATTTCTCTAATTTTATTCTTATCTTCTTCTTTAATTTCTCTTGACATACTGTATTTTAAAGTATTTTTACTCACTTTTAAAACATCTGAAAATATGTATTCAGCATCTAATGTAGGATTTGGAACTCCATTTTTTTTAAGATACTCAACAGATTTATTAAAAATATCTAAGTTTTCTTCTTTAAAATTTTTCTTTTCTTCTTTTAGCTCATCAAAAGTTTTATTTTCTCCAACCATTTTTTTTAAATATTGTTTTATTGAAATTTTTTCATCTTCTGATAATTCTCTTTCATAATGAATATAAAGAGCTATTCTATCAAGATTTAAAACATAAGAAACTAATTTTTCTGCTTCTAAACGGGGTTTTGAAAAAGAGTATTTTTTCAAATACTCTTCAGCAAATTTTAATATTTCTACTAAGTTCATTATTGCTCCGAAGCAGATAAAAGTTCTGCTTGATGGAAAGTTATAAGTGCATCAATCATTTCATCTATATCCCCGTCTAAAAATGATTCTAATTGATGTACTGTAAGTTTTATTCTATGATCTGTAATTCTTCCATCTGGGAAGTTATATGTTCTGATTTTTTCTGCTCTGTCTCCTGTTCCTACTTGTAATCTTCTTTCTGACTCAACTTCACTTCTTTGTTTTTCTTGTTCCATTTCATAAAGTTTAGTAAGCAAGTGTTTCATAGCTTTTTCTCTATTTTTTAATTGAGATCTTTCATCTTGGCATTGAACTACAATTCCAGTAGGTAAATGAGTAATTCTTACAGCGGAGTCAGTCATGTTAACATGTTGTCCACCTGCTCCACCAGATCTATATGTATCTATTTTTAAATCCTTAGGATCAACTGTAACTTCTTGTACATCTTCAACTTCTGGTAAAACTGCAACAGTTGCTGTTGAAGTATGTATTCTTCCAGAGGCTTCTGTTTTTGGAACTCTTTGTACTCTATGAACTCCTGATTCAAATTTTAACCTTGAGTATGCACCTAAACCAATTATAGTAAAGGCAATTTCCTTTATTCCCCCAAGCTCCCCATCTTGTTCTTCTATAATTTCAATTTTCCATTTTTTTCTTTCAGCATATCTTGAATACATTCTAAATAAATCTGCTGCAAATAGAGCTGCTTCATCTCCTCCAGCTCCAGCTCTTATTTCCACAATAACATTTTTATCATCATTTTTATCTTTTGGTAGTAACAAGATTTTTAATTCTTCTTCAAGGTTGGGTAATTTTTCCTCTGCTTCTTTCAATTCTTCATTAAGCATTTCTTTCATATCAGGATCTTTTTCTGTCTTAAAACTTTCTTTGATAAATTCAATATCATTTGTATATTTTTTGTATTCTTTATATTTTTCAACAATTTCTGTTATTTCATTTATGGCTTTATTACACTCTATCATTTTCTTAGAGTCCGCTAAGACTTCTGGACTAACTAACATTTTGTTAAGTTCATCATATCTAGCAACAACTTCTTCTAATTTGTCAAACATTTTAACTCCTCTTAATTTTTTTATTATAATAAATTTATTTCTTCTATACCAGTTATTTCTTGTGTTGTCATTTGTAAGGCTTTTAAAAACCCTTCAGATAAGTCTTTATTATTGAATTCATAGTATACAGTATCATCACTAAAATAAATATTTATTAATTCTAAATCTGGTGAATACTTTTTAACCATGTCTTCAACTGCCAATTTTAATAGATCACTTGTTGAAGCTTCCTTCAAAATAAGTGTATATTTACTTGGATTATCTGAGTTTTTATCAATACCATATAGAGTTACCTCAACCATTTCATCTTTTTTAACTTCAACTTTTTTAACTTCAACCTCTTTAATTTTACCTTTTGAAGGCATAAGTAAAGTAATAATAGCTAAAAGGGCTACAATTATAACTAAAATAATAGTTAAATTAACTTTTTTTAAATTTATTTTCTTAAATTTTTTCATTTTATCACCTTGTTAAATACTCTCTAATTGATTTTGCAATTTCCTCAGCCATTTTTTGTTGAGAGGTGCTATCAACCAAAATTTCTGCATCATAAGAATTACTTACAAATCCTAACTCTATCAATACACCTGTACCATTAAATCCTCTTAATACTGCAAAGTTTGCTCCATGAACTCCACCATTTCTCATATCTAATCTGTCTGCAATATTTTCTACAATTTTTTTAGCAAGTCTGATAGAGTTTTCTTGATTTTTTTTATAGGCTAATTCTCCAGAAATTTGAATTATTTTATCACTGCTATCTCCATATTTTTCACCTATACTATTTTCAAAATTTGCAATTCTTTCTGCATAAGGTGAAGATTTTTTAGAGAAATAAAAGACTTCAACTCCATTAGCACTTTTATTTTCTGAAGCATTAGCATGCACACTTACAAACAATGCTGCCTTATTTTTATTTCCAATTTTTGGTCTTTCACTTAAAACTACAAAAAAATCTGAATCTCTTGTCATTATTACATTAAAATCTTTTGAAAGTTCATCTCTTAAATAAGTACCAACTGCAAGGACAATTTTTTTTTCTATCACTGAACCCCTTGCAGCCCCAGGATCTTTTCCACCGTGACCTGGATCTATAACTATAAGATGTTTATTTTTTGAAGTTCTTTGTAGATTTAATTCAATTTTATTATTTGTGGCATCCATAGTATAAGAAACTTTTGGAGCAACTTGTAATGTCAATGAAATACTGTCTTTTGATTTATCTATTATTACA
This genomic window from Fusobacterium simiae contains:
- the xseB gene encoding exodeoxyribonuclease VII small subunit — protein: MGKNTFEENLKNLDKIIESLESGELSLDEAIKEYENAMKLIKSSSKMLNEAEGKLLKVIEKNGEIDIEEI
- the rsmD gene encoding 16S rRNA (guanine(966)-N(2))-methyltransferase RsmD; amino-acid sequence: MRIIAGEAKNRIIKTRKGFDTRPTLESVKESLFSIIAPYIEDSIFLDLFSGSGSISLEAISRGAKRAVMIEKDGEALKYIIENIDNLGFTDRCRAYKNDVIRAIEILGRKNEKFDIIFMDPPYQDNVTKKVLKAIDKANILAENGLIICEHHLLEDLEDNIASFRKTDERKYNKKILTFYTK
- the queA gene encoding tRNA preQ1(34) S-adenosylmethionine ribosyltransferase-isomerase QueA; translation: MSTYLSDYDYFLPEELIGQKPREPRDSAKLMLIDRKNGSIEHKHFHNIIDYLQKGDVLVRNATKVIPARIFGHKDTGGVLEILLIKRISLDTWECLLKPAKKLKLGQKLYIGENKELIAELIEIKEDGNRILKFYHEGSFEEILDKLGSMPLPPYITRKLENKDRYQTVYAQKGESVAAPTAGLHFTEELLKKISDKGIEIVDIFLEVGLGTFRPVQTENVLEHKMHEESFEISEKAAKIINEAKIEGRRVISVGTTATRALESSVDENGKLIAQKKDTGIFIYPGYKFKIVDALITNFHLPKSTLLMLVSAFYDREKMLEVYNLAVKEKYHFFSFGDSMFIY
- the prmC gene encoding peptide chain release factor N(5)-glutamine methyltransferase, which produces MNLVEILKFAEEYLKKYSFSKPRLEAEKLVSYVLNLDRIALYIHYERELSEDEKISIKQYLKKMVGENKTFDELKEEKKNFKEENLDIFNKSVEYLKKNGVPNPTLDAEYIFSDVLKVSKNTLKYSMSREIKEEDKNKIREMLVLRAKKRKPLQYILGEWEFYGLPFKVNEGVLIPRADTEILVEKCIQLMREVEEANILDIGTGSGAISIAIANELKSSSVTGIDINEKAIELANENKSLNKLENVNFILSNLFEKLDKDFKYDLIVSNPPYISKEEYETLMLEIKNYEPQNALTDLGDGLYFYREISKLAGEYLKDTGYLAYEIGYIQAKDVSKILQDNNFAILSVIKDYGGNDRVVIAKKMEKVDDEDVDLSE
- the prfA gene encoding peptide chain release factor 1, with translation MFDKLEEVVARYDELNKMLVSPEVLADSKKMIECNKAINEITEIVEKYKEYKKYTNDIEFIKESFKTEKDPDMKEMLNEELKEAEEKLPNLEEELKILLLPKDKNDDKNVIVEIRAGAGGDEAALFAADLFRMYSRYAERKKWKIEIIEEQDGELGGIKEIAFTIIGLGAYSRLKFESGVHRVQRVPKTEASGRIHTSTATVAVLPEVEDVQEVTVDPKDLKIDTYRSGGAGGQHVNMTDSAVRITHLPTGIVVQCQDERSQLKNREKAMKHLLTKLYEMEQEKQRSEVESERRLQVGTGDRAEKIRTYNFPDGRITDHRIKLTVHQLESFLDGDIDEMIDALITFHQAELLSASEQ
- a CDS encoding N-acetylmuramoyl-L-alanine amidase family protein; its protein translation is MKRKLYSIFFFFLLSVLSFSAKINDVKFSNNKFSINLNATDGECLVSADEESRLIYIEIQNLGGSSFEKFSKNLETDIKNSNFFEDVIIDKSKDSISLTLQVAPKVSYTMDATNNKIELNLQRTSKNKHLIVIDPGHGGKDPGAARGSVIEKKIVLAVGTYLRDELSKDFNVIMTRDSDFFVVLSERPKIGNKNKAALFVSVHANASENKSANGVEVFYFSKKSSPYAERIANFENSIGEKYGDSSDKIIQISGELAYKKNQENSIRLAKKIVENIADRLDMRNGGVHGANFAVLRGFNGTGVLIELGFVSNSYDAEILVDSTSQQKMAEEIAKSIREYLTR